One stretch of Columba livia isolate bColLiv1 breed racing homer chromosome 29, bColLiv1.pat.W.v2, whole genome shotgun sequence DNA includes these proteins:
- the STAT2 gene encoding signal transducer and activator of transcription 2, which yields MAQWQEVQSLANAHLERVHQLYAGAALPMTVRQCLAAWIEDQNWRQAAEPLSSHARMLFHSLLALLGERLGSPGLGDEDFTQKHNLRKARRDLQAEFEECPERFANLVANLLQEERRILRLGQAAGQGAAAPAPSAAPESDRKQQIQRRLAEFHAAVQEVERAFWHLEDLQDAFDFCFKVHYVPGEDKSNDPQYVRQLQALQAKLQTLDRQRREVLAQMQQLLGRSERLQEFLQQELGDWRERQQRACMGAPADTCLRPLETWFTELGQRLFQLLQLLRALGELRQKVTYERDPLKAEIPLLERRLKEQLTYLLQRAFVVEQQPNMPNPCKRPLVLRTASKFSARARLLVRLHDRNHRMEAKIHIDRDPPKIKGFRKFNILTSSSKTILAGDSPQEGLVCDFQYLTLKEQKDSRSGKGAKGAGESPLVVTEELHLITFTLAYAYCGLELELETSTLPFVIISNTNQLSSAWASVLWFNMLSTDPSNPKEQQFFSAPPAAPWPRLAEVLSWQFESVAERGLAREHLLMLAEKLFGSKPSPESTVSWPKFSKDGASGFSFWAWLDGILGLLQEHLKPLWKDGLILGFVSRKQEKKLLKGKRTGTFLIRFSESILGGVTCTWVEHPESGPPAFRAVVPYTAAELASLALPDIIRDYQLLVEENIPENPLQFLYPDTPRDEAFGPYYSQRQEGTLTEQKRYLNRRLIRVSSRQANESWQTEEELVVATENLETLQLQPGGLGTQQVTSGNLGTLQPGGLGMQQVTSGNLGTLQPGGLGTQQVTSGNLGPLQPLSPGTGQVMATGLGMLQPGGSGTLQVTSGNLGTLQAGPQVLEPPQPLQVRPGVPEVLQAEIEGLVLQLVPEGQGTLQVGPGDMGIMQGLPGGLGTLQHMGPGDQGTQQVGPGAVEQQLVLQLVPEGQGTPQVGPGGLGTLQVLPGRLGPLQPVAGDTGTLQPVAGDTGTLQPVPGAVEPLLVPEELPLELLPGDLDMQELLESLANGPEPSSGSLGMQGTLEPAELMPNVAEAMDGGLDPRLAGSAALLAPHDPFLPQSEDAAPAAASSLFTTDFPPLSIDANDFQ from the exons ATGGCGCAGTGGCAGGAGGTGCAGAGCTTGGCCAACGCGCACCTGGAGCGGGTGCACCAGCTGTACGCGGGGGCCGCGCTGCCCATGACCGTGCGGCAGTGCCTGGCCGCCTGGATCGAGGACCAGAACTG GCGCCAGGCGGCCGAGCCGCTCTCGTCCCACGCGCGGATGCTGTTCCACTCTTTACTGGCGCTGCTGGGCGAGCGCCTGGGCAGCCCGGGGCTGGGCGACGAGGATTTCACGCAGAAGCACAACCTGCGCAAGGCCCGGCGGGACCTCCAG GCCGAGTTCGAGGAGTGTCCGGAGCGATTTGCCAACTTGGTGGCCAacctgctgcaggaggagcgGCGGATCCTGCGCCTGGGCCAGGCGGCGGGGCAG GGGGCGGCCGCCCCGGcgcccagcgctgccccggAGAGCGACCGCAAGCAGCAGATCCAGCGGCGTTTGGCCGAGTTCCACGCGGCCGTGCAG GAGGTCGAACGCGCTTTCTGGCACCTGGAAGACCTGCAGGACGCCTTTGACTTCTGCTTCAAGGTGCACTATGTGCCGG GTGAGGACAAGAGCAATGACCCCCAGTACGTCCGGCAGCTCCAAGCCCTCCAGGCCAAGCTACAGACACTGGACCGGCAGCGGCGG GAGGTGCTGGCGCagatgcagcagctgctggggcgCAGCGAGCGGCTGCAGGAgttcctgcagcaggagctgggggacTGGCGCGAGCGGCAGCAGCGCGCCTGCATGGGGGCCCCCGCCGACACCTGCCTGCGCCCGCTGGAGACCTG GTTCACAGAGCTGGGCCAGAGGCtgttccagctgctgcagctgctgcgcgCGCTGGGGGAGCTGCGGCAGAAGGTGACATACGAGCGGGACCCGCTGAAGGCAGAGATCCCCCTCCTGGAGCGGCGGCTGAAGGAGCAGCTCACCTACCTGCTGCAGAG AGCCTTCGTGGTGGAGCAGCAGCCCAACATGCCCAACCCCTGCAAGCGCCCGCTGGTCCTGCGCACGGCCAGCAAGTTCTCGGCCCGCGCCCGCCTGCTCGTGCGCCTGCACGACCGCAACCACCGCATGGAGGCCAAGATCCACATTGACAG GGACCCCCCCAAGATAAAAGG GTTTCGCAAGTTCAACATCCTGACGTCGAGCAGCAAAACCATCCTGGCAGGGGACAGTCCCCAGGAGGGGCTGGTCTGCGACTTCCAGTACCTT ACGCTGAAGGAGCAGAAGGACAGCCGCTCGGGCAAAGGCGCCAAAGGCGCCGGCGAG AGTCCCCTGGTCGTGACCGAGGAGCTGCACCTCATCACCTTCACGCTGGCGTACGCTTACTgcgggctggagctggagctggag ACCTCCACGCTGCCCTTCGTCATCATCTCCAACACCAACCAGCTCTCCAGCGCCTGGGCCTCCGTCCTCTGGTTCAACATGCTCAGCACTGACCCCAGCAACCCCAAG GAGCAGCAGTTCTTCTcggcgccccccgccgccccctgGCCCCGGCTGGCCGAGGTGCTGAGCTGGCAGTTCGAGAGCGTGGCCGAGCGGGGCCTGGCCCGGGAGCACCTCCTCATGCTGGCCGAGAAGCTCTTCG GCTCGAAGCCGTCGCCGGAGAGCACCGTGTCCTGGCCCAAGTTCTCCAAG GACGGCGCCTCCGGCTTCTCCTTCTGGGCCTGGCTGGACGGgatcctggggctgctccaggaGCACCTCAAGCCGCTCTGGAAGGACGG CCTCATCCTGGGCTTCGTGAGCCGCAAGCAGGAGAAGAAGCTGCTGAAGGGCAAGCGAACGGGGACGTTCCTGATCCGCTTCAGCGAGAGCATCCTGGGGGGGGTCACCTGCACCTGGGTGGAGCACCCCGAGAGCG GACCCCCCGCGTTCCGAGCGGTGGTTCCCTACACGGCGGCCGAGCTGGCGTCGCTGGCGCTGCCCGACATCATCCGCGACTACCAGCTGCTGGTGGAGGAGAACATCCCCGAGAACCCCCTGCAGTTCCTGTACCCCGACACCCCCCGCGACGAGGCCTTCGGGCCCTACTACAGCCAGCGGCAGGAGG ggaccctgACGGAGCAGAAGCGATACCTGAACCGGCGCCTCATCCGCGTGTCCTCCAG GCAGGCGAATGAGTCGTGGCAGACGGAAGAGGAGCTGGTGGTTGCTACGGAAAACCTGGAGacactgcagctgcagcccgGTGGCCTGGGGACGCAGCAGGTCACATCTGGGAACCTGGGGACACTGCAGCCCGGTGGCCTGGGGATGCAGCAGGTCACATCTGGGAACCTGGGGACACTGCAGCCCGgtggcctggggacacagcaagTCACATCTGGGAACCTGGGGCCACTGCAGCCCTTGAGCCCAGGGACAGGGCAGGTGATGGCCACTGgcctggggatgctgcagcctgggggctcggggacactgcaggtcacATCTGGGAACCTGGGGACACTGCAGGCAGGGCCCCAAGTCCTGGAGCCACCACAGCCCCTGCAGGTGAGACCTGGGgtcccagaggtgctgcaggCGGAGATTGAGGGTCTGGTGCTGCAGCTGGTCCCCGAGGGCCAGGGGACACTGCAGGTGGGaccaggggacatggggataatgcaggggctgcctgggggGCTGGGAACGCTGCAACACATGGGACCTGGGGACCAGGGGACACAGCAAGTGGGACCTGGGGCTGTGGAGCAAcagctggtgctgcagctggTCCCCGAGGGCCAGGGGACACCGCAGGTGGGACCAgggggcttggggacactgcaggtGCTGCCTGGCAGGCTGGGGCCACTGCAGCCggtggctggggacacggggacgctGCAGCCggtggctggggacacggggacgctGCAGCCGGTGCCGGGGGCTGTGGAACCGCTGCTGGTCCCCGAGGAGCTGCcactggagctgctgccggGAGACCTGGAcatgcaggagctgctggagtcGCTGGCGAACGGGCCAGAGCCAAGCTCGGGGTCACTGGGGATGCAGGGGACACTGGAGCCAGCGGAGCTGATGCCAAACGTTGCTGAGGCCATGGATGGGGGGCTGGACCCCAGGCTGGCAG GCAGCGCCGCGCTCCTGGCCCCCCACGACCCGTTCCTGCCGCAGTCTGAGGACGCGGCCCCGGCCGCCGCCAGCTCCCTCTTCACCACCGACTTCCCCCCGCTCAGCATCGACGCCAACGACTTCCAGTGA
- the APOF gene encoding apolipoprotein F: MAWHLLFLLLLLLLGSRPLSAVPHAPGDDDGAAARVLLAQLAQDIPPRALPGRGVLCQDLCPESLPGFSRLPPAPRALARAAMALALSAAACAPQAEAAVLGLCREMGDRAAAALLRGLARLRDTPAPTALPLLLSLARPGGSATALPCAAALRNRTHTQLCRRIPRRWRREDGDPCDPPGEQEAHRVLEWVPTVSTFYNLGTSIYFAFQGCDAEASARALEVAEDLGYAGLAALAAAVGGPVGLGVQLGLQPGLKAGVRALIGYFTAEQDPPPAPTAHSGPVLII, from the coding sequence ATGGCTTGGcatctgctcttcctcctcctcctcctcctcctgggcaGCCGCCCCCTCTCCGCCGTCCCCCATGCGCCGGGTGACGATGACGGGGCCGCAGCGCgggtgctgctggcacagctcgCCCAGGACATTCCCCCGCGGGCACTGCCGGGGCGCGGGGTCTTGTGCCAGGACCTGTGCCCCGAGTCCCTGCCCGGCTTCTCCCGGCTGCCGCCGGCGCCGCGCGCCCTGGCCCGCGCCGCCATGGCCCTGGCGCTGAGCGCGGCCGCCTGCGCCCCCCAGGCCGAGGCCGcggtgctggggctgtgccgggAGATGGGGGACCGGGCGGCCGCGGCGCTGCTGCGGGGGCTGGCACGGCTGCGGGACACCCCGGCCCCCACggcgctgccgctgctgctcagcctggcGCGGCCGGGGGGTTCTGCCACCGCGTTGCCCTGCGCGGCGGCGCTCAGGAACAGGACCCACACCCAGCTGTGCCGCCGCATCCCCCGGCGGTGGCGGCGGGAGGACGGGGACCCCTGCGACCCGCCGGGGGAGCAGGAGGCCCACAGGGTGCTGGAGTGGGTGCCGACTGTCAGCACCTTCTACAACCTGGGCACCAGCATCTACTTCGCCTTCCAGGGCTGTGACGCCGAGGCCTCGGCGCGGGCGCTGGAGGTGGCCGAGGACCTGGGCTACGCCGGGCTGGCCGCCCTGGCCGCTGCTGTCGGTGgccccgtggggctgggggtgcagctggggctgcagccggGGCTCAAGGCTGGGGTGCGGGCGCTCATCGGCTACTTCACCGCCGAGCAGGACCCCCCGCCGGCCCCCACCGCCCACAGCGGCCCCGTCCTCATCATCTGA
- the IL23A gene encoding interleukin-23 subunit alpha encodes MAPLRRLLLCLCLPLLLPPPAAPAPAPGPRTDWVACRSLSRELSRLVATLKEPHRVLEETQLSEEDPKNWPPRIRCSDACDPSTLDTNNTRCLQRILQGLQHYRDLLGSDIFTAHRLPRLEATLDQLLGLVQQEHGRPPRHSLAPSETWAHPLLQHLALQRLQSFAAIMSRVFTHSASAR; translated from the exons ATGGCCCCACTCCGCCGCCTCCTGCTCTGCCTCTGcctcccgctgctgctgccgccgcccgcggccccggccccggccccgggaCCCCGCACCGACTGGGTCGCCTGCAGGAGCCTCTCCCGGGAGCTGTCGCGGCTGGTGGCGACACTCAAGGAGCCGCACCGGGTGCTG GAGGAGACGCAGCTGAGTGAGGAGGATCCCAAGAACTGGCCCCCCCGGATCCGCTGCAGCGACGCTTGTGACCCCTCCACGCTGGACACCAACAACACG CGCTGCCTGCAGCGAATCCTCCAAGGGCTGCAGCACTACCGGGACCTGCTGGGCTCCGACATCTTCACCGCCCACCGGCTGCCCCGGCTGGAGGCCACGCTGGACCAGCTGCTGGGGCTCGTCcag CAGGAGCACGGCCGCCCCCCCCGGCATTCCCTGGCCCCCAGCGAGACCTGGGcccacccgctgctgcagcacctggcGCTCCAGCGCCTCCAATCCTTCGCCGCCATCATGAGCCGCGTCTTCACCCACAGCGCCAGTGCCCGCTGA